The following coding sequences are from one Vulpes vulpes isolate BD-2025 chromosome 12, VulVul3, whole genome shotgun sequence window:
- the ALDOB gene encoding fructose-bisphosphate aldolase B — MAHQFPALTSEQKKELAEIAQRIVANGKGILAADESVGTMGNRLQRIKVENTEENRRQFREILFTVDNSINQSIGGVILFHETLYQKDSQGKLFRNILKEKGIVVGIKLDQGGAPLAGTNKETTIQGLDGLSERCAQYKKDGADFGKWRAVLRIDNQCPSNLAIQENANALARYASICQQNGLVPIVEPEVIPDGDHDLEHCQYVTEKVLAAVYKALNDHHVYLEGTLLKPNMVTAGHACTKKYTPEQVAMATVTALHRTVPAAVPGICFLSGGMSEEDATLNLNAINLCPLPKPWKLSFSYGRALQASALAAWGGKAANKKATQEAFMKRALANCQAAKGQYVHTGSSGATSTQSLFTACYTY, encoded by the exons ATGGCCCACCAATTTCCAGCCCTCACCTCAGAACAGAAGAAGGAGCTCGCAGAAATTGCCCAGCGCATTGTTGCCAATGGGAAGGGGATCCTGGCTGCAGATGAGTCTGTAG GCACCATGGGAAACCGCCTGCAGAGGATCAAGGTGGAGAACACTGAGGAGAACCGCCGGCAGTTCCGAGAAATCCTCTTCACCGTGGACAACTCCATCAACCAGAGCATCGGGGGTGTGATCCTTTTCCATGAGACCCTCTACCAGAAGGACAGCCAGGGAAAGCTGTTCCGGAACATCCTCAAGGAAAAGGGGATCGTGGTGGGAATCAAG TTAGACCAGGGAGGTGCTCCCCTTGCAGGAACCAACAAAGAAACCACCATTCAAG GGCTCGATGGTCTTTCTGAGCGCTGTGCTCAGTACAAGAAAGACGGTGCTGACTTTGGGAAATGGCGTGCTGTGCTGAGGATTGACAACCAATGTCCATCCAACCTTGCCATCCAGGAAAACGCCAATGCCCTGGCCCGCTATGCCAGCATCTGTCAGCAG aaTGGGCTGGTACCCATTGTGGAGCCAGAGGTCATTCCAGATGGAGACCATGACTTGGAACACTGCCAGTATGTTACTGAGAAA GTCCTAGCTGCTGTCTACAAGGCCCTGAATGACCATCATGTTTACCTGGAGGGCACACTGCTGAAACCCAACATGGTGACTGCTGGACATGCCTGCACCAAAAAGTATACTCCAGAGCAAGTGGCTATGGCCACTGTCACAGCTCTCCACCGTACTGTTCCTGCAGCTGTTCCTG GCATCTGCTTTTTGTCTGGTGGCATGAGTGAAGAGGATGCTACTCTCAACCTCAATGCTATCAACCTTTGTCCTCTACCAAAGCCCTGGAAACTAAGTTTCTCCTATGGACGGGCTCTGCAGGCCAGTGCACTGGCTGCCTGGGGTGGCAAGGCTGCCAACAAGAAGGCAACCCAGGAGGCTTTCATGAAACGGGCCCTG GCTAACTGCCAGGCAGCCAAAGGACAGTATGTTCACACAGGCTCTTCTGGTGCTACTTCCACTCAGTCCCTCTTCACCGCCTGCTACACCTATTAG